The following DNA comes from bacterium.
CGGACAGCGGTACTTGGCGATCTACGCGCTGGGCCGTCCTTTGAAGCGCAATGGCCCGCAACCCGACGCCTTCGTGTGGAAGGAAACCGCTTGGACAGCGCTGGCTCACGGTGCAAACGGCCTTGCCTACTGGGCCCTGCCCACAGGTCCGGCACTCGCCTCCTTGGGACCGCTTCATGAAGAGATCGGGAGACTGGGACCATGGCTCGCCGCGCTGCCCCGCACACCGGCTCCAGTTGCCTTGCTCGAATCGTGGACCAGCCGTAGCGAGGCGCTACCCGAACGGACCAAAGAGCTTTCGACCTGCCTTCGGCACACCCACGAGGCTCTCGAGCTGGGCTTCGAGGACGTAGACCACGCCTTCGAGGAGAGGCTCGCGGTCTTGCCGGCCTCCACTCGTGCACTGGTGTTGATCAAGTCACCCTCTCTGGCGGAGGAGGCGATTCCCCACTTGCGCCGGTTCGTCGCGAGAGGAGGCCATTTGTTCGTCGATGGACAGTCGGCCAAGCGGACCCAGCCGGGCCGCCGCCCCCTCGATCTGGCGGCCGCGCTTGGGCACCCCTCCCAGATCCACTCCGTACCGACCCTGGGCAGCTGCCAAGGGCTACGGATCAGCTTGGCGGCAGCCAGCAAGAACTGGCAGCTGGCCCTGACCCGAGCCGGCCTTCGAGCCCGGGCCGACACCGCGGCTCCAGACACCGAGGCGACCCTTCGCGGCGGGCCCGAACTCTGGATCGTGTTCGGGCTCAACCACGGGGCACAGCCCCAGAAAGTGCGGGCCCGCCTCTCATTCGCATCGAACGATTACGAATGGACGGAGCTGCGCAGCGGCGCGTCGACTCCACCCCAAGGATCCCATGCTCTCACCTCGACTCACGACGTCGCCCCGGGTGAAGCAGTTGTATGGATGGCAGCACGCCGCCCTGCGGTTGCGATGAACACAGACGTCGTACCAGCCGCAAGTGGCTCCCGTCTCCAGATCGACGTCCGAGATGCCGAGGGAGAGCCCGTGGCCGAAGGTTATCCGATTCACGTCGAGATCGGCGGGGACGTCTGTGCGCGCCCGCGGACCGTCCACACCACGCTCGAGGGAGGCAATACGGAAATCCCCCTCTTCTGCGAGAATGCCGAAGTCGTGAATGGACCGATACCCTGGATCGTCCGCGATCCGCTATCCGGCCTCCAGGCCACGTCACTGAACGGACCGGAGAGACCTTGAGCGAACCCCAATCAAAATACCGGCCCATCGCGCTGACCTACATGGTCCACTACCTGCCGGGATTCCAGGCGGGCGGCGCGATGCGCACCCTGCTCAACATGGTCGAGGCGATCGGCGACGATGTCGAGTTCCGAATCGTCACGAAAGACCGGGACTTCCTCGCAACCGAGCCCTACCCGGACGTGCCGCCCGGGGAATGGGTCCGCGTCGGCAAGGCCCATGTCTTGTATGTGGCACCGGAGAACCTCTCTAGCAACTACTTCGCCGAACTCGCACGCACGACACCTCACGATCTCGTCTACTGCCCGAGCTTTTTTGACCCGCGATTCACCTTGCTGCCACTCCTCCTGCACTGGCTCGGGCGAACCCCGCAAGTGCCCGTGGTCGTGGCGCCCCAGAACGAACTCTCACCGGGCGCACTGTCCCTGAAGGCCCTCAAGAAGCGCACGTTTCTGACTCTTGCGAAGCTCCTGGGGTTCCATCGCGGTGTGGTCTTCCACGCTTCGAGCGAACTCGAACGTGAGGAGATTCGGGTTGTGTTCCCGCGATCACCCATCGTGATCGCAAGAAACCTCTTGCATCCGCCCGATGACAGTGGGGAAAAGAGCTCTGCACCCAAGGAAGCCGGCAAGTTGCGAGTAGTCTTCCTCTCCCGGATCAGCGCCAAGAAGAACTTGAGCAGCGCGATCCGATTCCTCTGCGACCCGGAGCTGCGCGGCGATATCCAGTTCGACATCTTCGGTCCTATCGATGACCCGAACCATTGGGCAGAATGCCAGTCTCTACTCGAAGAACTCCCCGCCCACTTACACGTCAACGTGCGTGGCCCAATCGAAAATGATCGGATCGGTGAGGTCCTGCCGGACTATCATCTCTTCATCTTGCCGACCCTGGGGGAGAGCTTCGGCTATGCCATCCTCGAGGCCATGTTGTGGGGTTGCCCAGCTCTGATCAGCGATCGCACGCCCTGGGAAGACCTGGAAGAGCACGGAGCGGGTTGGACCCTTCCACTGGAAGAACCTTCTCGCTACCGCGAGGCGATTCAAGCCTGCTTGGATGCCGGGCCGGAGGAGCAACTCGAGCGGGTCGAGGCCACCAAGAGCTATGCGCGACGCTCCCTCGAGGAATCCGGCGCAGTCGAGGAAAACCTCAATCTGCTTCTTGACTTGTTGCCAGACGCGCCCACTCCCCGCGGACGCTGACGAATCGTTGGGCACCCGAGGACACGAACTCTGCGACCGACATGGCTACCCGACCGAACTCGGAGCCCTACTGGATCAGATTGTGGATCTGACGAAGCAGTTCCTGCCCAACAGCCGCGGAATCGTCTTGAGTCCGAGCATCTCCACAGGAGACTTCTTGTGGCAGCGAGACGGCTCGGAAGTCGTCTTCCTTTCCGACATCGATGGTTTCGTTTTTGCGGATACGGATGCAAGCGGCCGGGACCGCTTCCGCCAGGCCTTGAAGCATCTCGCCTCCGTGGGCGGTGGAAGCCACTTCAAGATCGATCTGGCCGTCTGCCCATCCGCGGCGTTGGGCCAGATGCCGCAGACCTTCCAGATGGCGGAGACAGCCATCGCGGGTTTTGTTCTCGTAGGGGACGACCTGCTTTCTGGCTTCCCTCGGCAGTTCGATCCTCGTGCCTCCCGTCAGGCATTCCTGATGAACCTCTGGAAACCCCTCGATTACTACGGCTCCCCTGGCTGGACACAGGCAGCAGCGCGCCTGCTGTTGGACATTCCGCTGCTCGCGAGCTCGGAGGAAGGGACCTGCCACCCCGGCCATAGAGCTCGTGCGGAGTGGCTCCTGACCACGCGACCCGGCCGGCTCGGAACCGATCCCGCCATACGAGCGGGTGTCGAGGCGGCCCTCGAGGGGAGGCGAACACCACCGGGTGATGAAACCCGACTGCGGGAGCTGCTGGTTCCTGCACTGCGGGCTTCGATCGCCGCACTCGACGATGGCCCCCCCCCGCCTCGAGACCCGGATGCCGCTCTCGTTGCGCGATTCACGAATTGGCTTCCGCCGCGAACTCCGCGGCGCCGGCTGGGCGAACTGCGCAGCATCCTTCGACGCCCGACGATGCCCTGGCGTGACATTGCCTGGTGGCGGGCACGCAAGGAAGCGCTCGGTGGAGCAGCCCTCTGGGGCCTACTGGTGTTCACCCTGGATAGCGAGGAAAGAACGCCGGGCCCGGGGATCGCCAACTGCCTATCCCGCTTCGCCCGCCGGCCGGAATTGAACCCAAACGACACGGACTTCCTCGAGAAAGCCCGTCAACAGTACCGGCAGGGGCTCGTCGAACTCTATCCCTCCCTCGGATAGCCGAGAGCCGCATCGATCACTTGTTCGACACCTCGCGCCTGGGCCGAGACGGAAAAGCGCCCGGCAACGGTTTGATGGCCGCGACGCACCAGCCGCTGTCCGAGTTCCGGATCCTCCAGAAGGCGGCGCAGTTGAACGGCAAGTGCATGCGAATCCTCGGACGAAAAGAGCAGGCCGTCCTCTTCATCGGTCACGATCTCCAACACCCCTCCGGCCGCAGAGCCAACCACAGGAATGCCCGCACGCATCCCCTCGAGAAGAGCGAGCCCAAAAGGCTCGCTACGTGACGCCACCAACAGACAGGAAAGTCGAGGCAAGAGAGAGACCGCATCGGAACGATATCCGGCGAACTCCACGCGGTCAGTCACTTCCAGCTCCTCTGCAAGTTCCCGCAGAAGTTTCGAGTACGCCGGATCCGGCTCGCCCCCGATCAGCAGCAGGCGTAGATCGAGCGATTCCGCCCGAAGTTCTGCAATCGCGCGGATCGCGGTAGTTTGCCCCTTCCATGCATGCAGGTTTGCAAGCTGGCCCACCACGAATCCACCTGCCTCGAGGGATGGAGGGTTGGATGGATCGGCCGGGTTCACATCAGGCATCGGACCGATCCCGTTGTAGACCGTCGTCACATGATCCGGTGAATATCCCGCACCCAGGAGTTCCTCGCGAACTGCATCCGTGATGGCGACGATTCGAGCCGCTCGTCGCGCCAATGGAAAGAACGCGTGACGCCAGAGCGTCCGTGAACGCTGGGAAAGCAGATTGTGCTCGTGGTAGATGAAGCGAGTGCGCGTCAACAGTGCCGCCGGTCCGGCAAAGTGGAGCGCGAAGATCGAATTCACGTAGAGGACATCGGGGCGCACGCGGAGGATCAGCATCGCCAGCGCAACAACCGCACGAAGCAGATTCCAGGCTACCCCGAACAGGGCACCTCGATTCCGGGTATCGAAATCCACCGCAGGCAACCGATGGACGGCATCCGCCACGCCGACCCCCACTGGGTCCGCCAGATTCCGCTCCCTGGGAACGGCCAAATGGACTTCGAAGCGGTCCCTGTCGAGGGCTCCTAGGAGGTCGTCGAGCACACGCTCGCCGCCTCCAGCTCGCGGGTCGAGGGTATGGTTGCAGAACAAGATACGGAGCACGGCTGGCTTTTCCCCCGACAGGTACGGTTCAGGTCCAGGTAGCGTTCCGGCCCTTGCGCAGCTGGATCAAGAAGCGCACGGCGCCCAGAGCCTCACCCGAAAGCAGGGTCATGACTCCATAGAAAAGCAGAGGGGCGACAACCGCGCTCGCGACTGCAAGCCAGCCTGCCTCGGCGGCGAAGTGCAGATGGATCCAACCCGCAGCTGGCAACGCGACGACAAGAGTCGCGATTGTCTTCGCCACCAGAGCGAAACGAAGATAGGTACGCAGGTGCCACGTGAAGCAAGCCAGCAGAAATATCTCACTTGCCACCATCGCACCGATGGCTCCGGGGATACCGAAGCGCGGCACCAATATCAGGACCAACACGACCGTAGCGACCAAGCCCAGGAGAATCGAGCGCGCCCGGTCACCCTGACGCCCGCAGGAGGTCAAGATCACGGACAGCGCCGAAACACAGAACTTCGGGAGGAGAAAAACCGAGCCCGCGCGCAGGATCGGATAGAGATCCACGAACTCGGCGCCATAGATCGACGAAATTCCTGGCCGAGCCAATGCGCCAAAGGCGATCGCGGTCGCCCCCGAAAGCAGGAGCACACTGCGCAGGGCCCCGTTGACGAGATGACGAAACTGCTCAGGAGAAGTCGTGGAATAGATCCGCGTTGCCGTCGGAAGGATTGCGGCCCCTGCCAATGAACCCAAGGTTCCGGCAATCGCAAGCAGCCGCGAAATCGACGCATAGCGCCCGACGAACTCCTGACTCTCGATCATGGACACGATCAAGACATCAATCTGGCCAAAGGCCAGCATGGTGAATGAAGTCGTGGCGTACGGCAACGCGAGCCGAACGGTTCTCCACTCGGGCGGCAGGACGATGCCGAAGCGCACGAAACGGCGTGCCATCAGTGCGGAAGCACACCACTGGAGGGTTGCCGCGGCGAGAGAGGTGTAGCCAACGACCGTGGCCGAATACCCGAGCGAAAAACAGATCAGGGTCGAAGCGACCAGGGTCACGGAATTCACGAGGGTCGCTACCGCTTCGAGGTCGAGACGTTCGCTCGCACGACATACCGCGGAATTCAGATACGAAAATGAGCGGATGATCGAGGCAAGACCGAGCAGAAAGCACAACTCGAGAACCCAACGCTCGTAGGGCAAGACCAGGCAGAGCCCGATCAGGCCGACCGTCGCGGGGGCGGCCATCAAGATCTTCAGACCCAATGCCTTGCGAAATTCGGTCGCCAGTGACTTCGGCGAAACTGCCCCTTCGCGCACCAACCGAGGCGAGAGCCCGAAATCCACTACAAATACGAAATAGGCAGTAACTGCGACGGCGGTTGAATAACCACCCAGCCCTTCGGCCCCAAACAAACGACCCAGGGCTGCCAGAACCACCAGGTTCATGACCCGACCCAAGAGATTCGAGCCTGTAATGAAACCTACGTTGAACAGCACCCGCGTGAGCGGGCTCCTCCTCTTCTGGCCTTGCAACCAGGCTCCTCCGGGGCTGGACCGTTGCCATCGGCTCGATCCACCGTTTCATCAGTGGCCGGAGCATCGGGGTTCACAAAATAGCCGGAATTCTGATCCGGTGAAGGCAATGATTGGCGCTCTATCGCACATCTCCCTGCGGGTGGATCCGGAGCGGAAAGAACGATGAAGACCACCCGGCGACAGAAAGGAGGCATGCCGGACATTGCCCGACCCTCGACCGTCCCCGAGTCAGGATCGCCCCGCAGCGATCTCCGCAAGGATCGTGGCGTTTGACCGTGCGAGCGCGGCCAGCGTCGCCTTCTTCTCAGCGAGCTTCTTCTTGATCTCTTCCCGCTTCCCCCATGTCTCATCCAAGACGTGGCTGAACTTGTCGAAGTCCAGATCCGACGTGGATGCACCAGCCCGCAATCCGTAGTGACCGAGAAAGGCATCGACCTTCGGCACTCGACTGATTCCGAGGATCGGTGTACAGGTGAGCGCCGAAAAAATCAGAAGATGCATGCGCGAACTGATTACCAGCTCTGCACCACTCACGATCGCAAGAACCTCATGATGAGAGTAGGGTAGTTCGAGAATCGACGCATCGTCCGAGTGCTTCATCCGCGCCAGAACACCCTGCATTCCACAACGATCCGCTGTCGGCATTACATTCATCGGCACGAAGAGAACCCGGGCCCCGAACTCTGAGATCACGTGATCTGCAGTGCTGGAGATGAAGTCGAGGAGTGCATCACGGCGATCTACACCGTATGCGAAATTGATGACGACAAGAGGCCGACGGCTGGAGCCCGATTCTCCCGGGCGAAGCGATTCGGTCGCATCGATCTCGGGCGATCCGCCCAGCGCCAACACGGGGTCTGCGGTGGCAAGGATTCGCGGTCGCTCGACACCGAGCGCGTGCATGAGGCGATCCTTCGAATCCTGGTCGCGGACGGTAATCACATCTGCCCGATTGTAGATGTGACGCACGAAGAAGCGCGCCCAGGGCGATTGGATCTCTTCGACCCCGACACCATAGACCATCGTCTTCTTTCGAAGCAGTATTGCGGCAAGGAGCATGGTCATGGGATACCCGGGATGCCCAGTGACCAACCCTCTCCAGCCACGCGTGTACTCCGCAATCAGAGCGCCGCCCCCGACGATCAGAACATCTACACTGGCGATCGCGGCATAGGTTCGGACGCGGTTCGCGAATCCCTCTAACTCGAGGGTGCGGATAGCAAGGCGTCTACCCATCTCATCGGACTGGCGAGTCACAGCCGTGATCTCGATCTCCGACTCGACATTCTTGAGTTGATCGACCATGGCCACGAGGATCGCGTCATCGCCTATGTTCTGTCCGCCGTAGGCCGCACTTGCGATCAGAACCCGGGTCATCCACAGGCCTTCAACGGGTGAGTATCCGAGTCAGAGAACTGCCCGGGTGCAGGTTCCCCAACAGTCCGTTCGGATGACGATGCCACACAAGTGTCCTGACGAATACGCCTCACCTCGGGTCTATTGGCTGCGGCTGAAAGAGTTGATGGCCTTCTGGGAGCCAGCCCCGATTTCGTTCTGACCCTCTGCCGCGAATGCTGCCCTCTGTCGAGCTCGGCGAACGCCCTCGATTCGACAGGGAGCGCGACTCACGGCACGTGCAAGTAGATGCCCGGGAGCGGGACGAAGCGAGCGACTCTCGAGACTCACTCATGCGCGTGCCGCGGGAGGTGATGGGCGCTTTCATTCATTCGGATTTCGGCCCTCGGCCACGGCCTGCACAGCGCGCAGCATACGAGCTGCCAGGGCACTGCGACGGAAGCGTTCCTGGAGGGCCTCCCCACCCCGCGCCGCCAGCTTTTCGCGTGCGGCGGTATCTTCCGCCAGCTGATGCAGTGAACGCACCATTGCATCGGCGTCTTCAGGCGGAAAGTCGATACCACAGCCCACTTCTTCCACGACGATCCTGCGGCTCTCGCCTCGAACGCCGATCAAGATGGGTGTGCGCAGCTCCATCGCCTCGAAGATCTTCGAGGGAATCACCGTCTCGAAAAGGGGGGAGTTCTTGAGCACCACCAGGGATACATCTACAGCATTGAGGAGTTCGAGGGCGCTCTGGCGCGGCTGTCCGGGGATGAGGGTGACATTGTCGAGCTTGCGTTCGCGGGCGATCTGCTCCAGCTCGTCTCGGTCTGCTCCATCCCCCATGAGGACGAAGTGGAAGCGGGGATTCCCTTTGAGCAGCTCCGCCGCCTCGAGAACTGCGCTCAGCCCGTGACACAGGCCGAGTGTGCCGATGTATCCGGCGGTGAAAGCGTTGCGGGGAATGCCCCAGTGATCCCGCACTTGTTCGGGGTCGATCTGGGGTCGGTGCTGGCCGGGTTCGATGCCATTGGTGACGACCACGATGCGTTTGGGATCGACCCCCACCTTCTCCAGATGCCGCGCGAAAGGCTCGGTCACGGGAACCACGAGGTCAGCTTGCCGGTAGAGGAAGGTTGCGAAGTCCTCGATCGCTTGGACGAGACGCCCCTTCTTCATGGCCCCCACAGCGAGAATGGTTTCGGGCCACAGGTCCCGCAGCTCGAACACGAAGGGTCGCCGTTTGAGCTTGGCCACCATCCAGGCCGCTGCTGCCGCGAAGAACTGGGGAGAGGTGCCGATCACCACGTCGGGGCGCCTCAAGAAGCAGCTCGTGATGACAGCACTCAGCATGAAGCTCACGTAGTCGAGAATGCGCTTGAGAGAGCCCTCGTTGCTCGAGATGTAGGTCCATACTCGGACGATCTTGATGCCATCGAGTTCTTCGCGTTGAAAGATGCGGTTGCGATAGCCCTCGTAGACCTGGCCGCGGGGGAAATTGGGGGCGCAGGTCACTACGGTGATGTCGTGTCCTGCCTTCACCCACTCGCGCAAATGTTCGTGCGTGCGGATCGCGGGCGCGTTTGATTCCGGCGGGAAGTTGTCAGACAAGAAGAGGACTTTCACCCCGATGCGACCTCTTGTTCGGCCGCCACGGGGGGGGCGCAGCGCATGTACTCCTCGAAGGTCGTCCACTCGAAGCGGTCCAGCAGCGCGGTCACCTTGGCCAGGCAGTTCGAGACTCCCACATAGGTACGGAAGTAGGTGTGGGCTGGGAGTTCAAGGCGAGGCTGGTCCGGATCCACGTCTCGAGGGTGGAGATAGACGATGAGGGGGATCCCTGCCCGCTCTTGAGTGGCCGCCCAGGAGAGCACCAGCCGCTTGGGGAGAAGACGCAAGTAGCCGCCGCCCAGGTAGCTCCAGCGCGCCATCCGCAGATCGACGGTCGAGATGGGGAACTCCACCAGCCCGTTCTCGAGCACTGTTGGCAGGGGGGTGGTACCCGGCAAGCCGCCGTGGGAGCGCATGGCTGGGAAAGCCGAGGAGTCGTAACTGAATCCTTCCTCCTGGAGGACATCGAAGGCCCAGAGGTTCTCGTGCTTGATGGAGAAGCCGGGGGCTCGAAAGCCCCGGGGCTGGGCTCCGCAAGCCGCCCCGATGGCGTCGTTGGCCCGGCGCAGATCCGCCCGGAACTCTTCGGGGGTCTGGGTATAGATGAGGGTGTGGGAGTAGCCGTGGCTCGCGATCTCGTGGCCCGCATCGGCGATCTCCGCCACCAACTCCGGGTGCTGCTCCGCCACCCAGCCCAAGACAAAGAAGGTGGAGTGAATGTTGCGCTGAGCGAGCTCCGCCAAAAGGATCTCCATATTGTGGCGCACCCGTGATTCCAGCGACGCCCAGCGGTCGAATTCAGGGGCGTCGGAGTTCTCGAGGAGATGGAACCAATCTTCGACGTCGATGGAGAAGACGTTGGGCATGACTCAGAACATCCGGATTCCGCGCGAGCGGAAGACGCGGGCATCTTCCCAGGTCGGAAAGCTGAAATAGGTGGAGTCCTCGTCGCGATTGGGCTTTCGCTGCACCGAGCCGTCCTCGATCTGTTCGATGGCTTT
Coding sequences within:
- a CDS encoding glycosyltransferase gives rise to the protein MSEPQSKYRPIALTYMVHYLPGFQAGGAMRTLLNMVEAIGDDVEFRIVTKDRDFLATEPYPDVPPGEWVRVGKAHVLYVAPENLSSNYFAELARTTPHDLVYCPSFFDPRFTLLPLLLHWLGRTPQVPVVVAPQNELSPGALSLKALKKRTFLTLAKLLGFHRGVVFHASSELEREEIRVVFPRSPIVIARNLLHPPDDSGEKSSAPKEAGKLRVVFLSRISAKKNLSSAIRFLCDPELRGDIQFDIFGPIDDPNHWAECQSLLEELPAHLHVNVRGPIENDRIGEVLPDYHLFILPTLGESFGYAILEAMLWGCPALISDRTPWEDLEEHGAGWTLPLEEPSRYREAIQACLDAGPEEQLERVEATKSYARRSLEESGAVEENLNLLLDLLPDAPTPRGR
- a CDS encoding glycosyltransferase family 4 protein → MLRILFCNHTLDPRAGGGERVLDDLLGALDRDRFEVHLAVPRERNLADPVGVGVADAVHRLPAVDFDTRNRGALFGVAWNLLRAVVALAMLILRVRPDVLYVNSIFALHFAGPAALLTRTRFIYHEHNLLSQRSRTLWRHAFFPLARRAARIVAITDAVREELLGAGYSPDHVTTVYNGIGPMPDVNPADPSNPPSLEAGGFVVGQLANLHAWKGQTTAIRAIAELRAESLDLRLLLIGGEPDPAYSKLLRELAEELEVTDRVEFAGYRSDAVSLLPRLSCLLVASRSEPFGLALLEGMRAGIPVVGSAAGGVLEIVTDEEDGLLFSSEDSHALAVQLRRLLEDPELGQRLVRRGHQTVAGRFSVSAQARGVEQVIDAALGYPREG
- a CDS encoding oligosaccharide flippase family protein, whose product is MLFNVGFITGSNLLGRVMNLVVLAALGRLFGAEGLGGYSTAVAVTAYFVFVVDFGLSPRLVREGAVSPKSLATEFRKALGLKILMAAPATVGLIGLCLVLPYERWVLELCFLLGLASIIRSFSYLNSAVCRASERLDLEAVATLVNSVTLVASTLICFSLGYSATVVGYTSLAAATLQWCASALMARRFVRFGIVLPPEWRTVRLALPYATTSFTMLAFGQIDVLIVSMIESQEFVGRYASISRLLAIAGTLGSLAGAAILPTATRIYSTTSPEQFRHLVNGALRSVLLLSGATAIAFGALARPGISSIYGAEFVDLYPILRAGSVFLLPKFCVSALSVILTSCGRQGDRARSILLGLVATVVLVLILVPRFGIPGAIGAMVASEIFLLACFTWHLRTYLRFALVAKTIATLVVALPAAGWIHLHFAAEAGWLAVASAVVAPLLFYGVMTLLSGEALGAVRFLIQLRKGRNATWT
- a CDS encoding glycosyltransferase family 4 protein, which encodes MSDNFPPESNAPAIRTHEHLREWVKAGHDITVVTCAPNFPRGQVYEGYRNRIFQREELDGIKIVRVWTYISSNEGSLKRILDYVSFMLSAVITSCFLRRPDVVIGTSPQFFAAAAAWMVAKLKRRPFVFELRDLWPETILAVGAMKKGRLVQAIEDFATFLYRQADLVVPVTEPFARHLEKVGVDPKRIVVVTNGIEPGQHRPQIDPEQVRDHWGIPRNAFTAGYIGTLGLCHGLSAVLEAAELLKGNPRFHFVLMGDGADRDELEQIARERKLDNVTLIPGQPRQSALELLNAVDVSLVVLKNSPLFETVIPSKIFEAMELRTPILIGVRGESRRIVVEEVGCGIDFPPEDADAMVRSLHQLAEDTAAREKLAARGGEALQERFRRSALAARMLRAVQAVAEGRNPNE
- a CDS encoding DUF3473 domain-containing protein; its protein translation is MPNVFSIDVEDWFHLLENSDAPEFDRWASLESRVRHNMEILLAELAQRNIHSTFFVLGWVAEQHPELVAEIADAGHEIASHGYSHTLIYTQTPEEFRADLRRANDAIGAACGAQPRGFRAPGFSIKHENLWAFDVLQEEGFSYDSSAFPAMRSHGGLPGTTPLPTVLENGLVEFPISTVDLRMARWSYLGGGYLRLLPKRLVLSWAATQERAGIPLIVYLHPRDVDPDQPRLELPAHTYFRTYVGVSNCLAKVTALLDRFEWTTFEEYMRCAPPVAAEQEVASG